The genomic segment GTAACCTCTGCGGCGAAGACAGGTCGGCCGGTGTCTCCAAACAACCGAAACTGCGGACTTCCAGTCGCCCCGCCTCCTGCTTTACCAGGGCATAACCCAAGCGAGCAATACCCGGATCCACACCACAAATAAGCATTCGTCTCGCCTCCTCCAACATTTTTCTACAATCTACTGACAAAACCCTGCTGCAGAAAAAAAATCAGGCCTGTTAGTTCATCAGGCCTTCTAGGACTTGTAACAGTTCTTCTTGACTATTTACCGGGATCCCCAATTTCAGATCGGACACAGCCTGGGGAGGTAGTCTTTCCATGCGTATCGGCGTTCGTTCTCTCAGTTGCCGCGGCCCCCCCGGCAGCCCGTAAAATACCGCCACCTCCTCGCCGTCTAAGCCCACAAAGATGTGCCTCTTGCACTCAGGGCATAGCCCCGGCTCGTGATTGAATATCCGCAGTCTTTCTTCACTGACTTGGTAAGTAGCGGCATTATTGAGTTGGGCCAGTTCCTTAGGGCTGAGCAACCTAAACTCAGCGGATAGTTCCTGCTCCTTCTCAACCCTATGCCCACACCCTTCATACTGGCGATCCTCCACCAGAATGGGCGGAGCCTTAGGCATAGTTGCTGTTTGTTGACTGTCATGACGCTTAGGCACATTTCCAGCCCATTTGACCGCGACAACAATAAGAATTGCTCCAGTTAACATGATAAAAATAGCAACACGCCGCCAAGTCCGGGAATTGTAGTGCAAAGAACGCATAAGATCCCCCCACATCACTGCGTTGCTTATCAGTACAGTATTCCCGTTCCCGAGCTAACGTATACAAAGAAAGCGCCCTCTCGGCGCTTTCTTTACTGCTCTAGTTCAGCCAAAACATCATCTGGAATGTCAAAGTTGGCGTAAATCTCCTGGACATCATCATGCTCTTCCAGTTCCTCCATGAGTTTAAGTGTGCGCTCGGCGTCATTTCGGTCGAGCCTCACCGTGTTCTGGGGAATCCGAGCAATCTTAGCCTCCGTAAACTTATACCCCTTGGCGGCCAGGGACTCCTCTACCTCAACAAACTCAGCCGGTTCCGTTAGAATTTCGATGGTTTGTTCATCGTCTTGGACGTCTTCAGCCCCGGCATCCAGAGCATCCATCATCACTTCGTCTATATCTTTTTCTAACCCATCCTGTTCCAAGATCAAACTGCCTTTCTGCGTGAACATCCAAGCTACACAACCGCCTTCGCCTAGATTTCCACCATGTCGGGAAAAAATATGACGAATCTCTGAAGCAGTACGGTTCCTGTTATCGGTTAGAAGCTCCAGCATGACAGCCACGCCTCCCGGACCGTAGCCTTCATAAACTAACTCCTCTAGATTAGCTCCGTCCTGGGCACCACTGGCGCGTTGGATTACCCGCATAATATT from the Bacillota bacterium genome contains:
- a CDS encoding YebC/PmpR family DNA-binding transcriptional regulator, with translation MAGHSKWSNIKHRKAKADAAKGRVFTRLGREIMVAVRHGGSDPETNFRLKMAIDKARVANMPNDNIMRVIQRASGAQDGANLEELVYEGYGPGGVAVMLELLTDNRNRTASEIRHIFSRHGGNLGEGGCVAWMFTQKGSLILEQDGLEKDIDEVMMDALDAGAEDVQDDEQTIEILTEPAEFVEVEESLAAKGYKFTEAKIARIPQNTVRLDRNDAERTLKLMEELEEHDDVQEIYANFDIPDDVLAELEQ